Proteins from a genomic interval of Lycium ferocissimum isolate CSIRO_LF1 chromosome 2, AGI_CSIRO_Lferr_CH_V1, whole genome shotgun sequence:
- the LOC132047594 gene encoding uncharacterized protein LOC132047594 translates to MVANKRHWTEFETVTLTEECSSRVRSKIPPKLKDPGSFTISITIGNMEVGLALCDLGASINLTPTSVFRTLGLGEPRPMTITLQLADRYLAYPDGIEDVLVKIGPFILPVDFVILDYEADKSVPLIMGRGLLATVDAVIRVRDGKMSMTVDGQETTFDVFEATKIPAHYEELKIITVAEPELTNAELDHFLASRDPLETTLVYWEELMIDAEVEECLSILDTSCAYLRANTLFEELDRPESWKKPKPSIEGAPVLELKLLPPHLRYAFLGSGDTLSVILSTYLTDVQVERVLRVLRDLIRALGWSIVDI, encoded by the coding sequence ATGGTTGCGAACAAAAGGCATTGGACAGAGTTTGAGACTGTTACACTTACTGAGGAGTGCAGTTCTAGAGTGAGGAGTAAAATTCCTCCAAAGTTGAAAGATCCGGGCAGCTTCACGATTTCGATTACTATTGGCAACATGGAAGTTGGGCTAGCATTGTGTGACTTGGGTGCTAGTATTAATCTGACGCCTACTTCTGTGTTCCGAACGCTGGGCTTGGGTGAGCCTAGGCCAATGACTATTACGTTGCAGTTGGCTGATCGATATCTTGCTTATCCTGATGGTATTGAGGATGTTCTTGTGAAGATAGGCCCGTTTATCCTGCCGGTTGATTTTGTAATACTTGATTATGAGGCAGATAAGAGTGTTCCTCTCATCATGGGGAGAGGATTGTTGGCTACTGTTGATGCTGTGATCCGAGTGAGAGATGGGAAGATGTCTATGACAGTTGATGGACAAGAGACgacttttgatgtgtttgaagCTACCAAGATTCCAGCCCATTATGAGGAGCTGAAGATAATTACCGTGGCGGAGCCCGAGCTCACTAATGCAGAATTAGATCACTTTTTAGCTTCGCGAGATCCTTTGGAGACAACTTTAGTGTATTGGGAAGAATTGATGATTGATGCAGAAGTCGAGGAGTGTCTTAGCATCCTTGACACTTCATGTGCTTATTTACGAGCAAACACACTATTTGAGGAGTTAGACAGACCAGAGTCATGGAAGAAGCCGAAACCATCTATTGAAGGGGCTCCAGTTCTTGAGTTGAAGCTATTACCTCCTCATCTTCGCTACGCTTTCTTGGGTAGTGGAGACACATTGTCTGTAATCCTCTCTACTTATTTGACTGATGTGCAGGTTGAACGTGTGTTACGAGTGCTAAGAGATCTAATCCGAGCCCTTGGGTGGTCGATAGTTGATATTTGA